From a region of the Listeria monocytogenes ATCC 19117 genome:
- the zapA gene encoding cell division protein ZapA: protein MANERNKVVTTIYGREYTIVGVETTDHLRKVAREVDEKMHEIGSQNHALDSGRLAVLTAVNATHDYLKLEQKYLELEQELARIKGRD, encoded by the coding sequence GTGGCAAATGAGAGAAATAAAGTAGTGACAACAATTTACGGTAGAGAATATACGATTGTTGGCGTAGAAACAACAGACCACTTACGTAAAGTAGCTCGCGAGGTCGATGAAAAAATGCACGAAATCGGCTCCCAAAATCATGCACTAGATAGTGGTAGGCTTGCTGTACTGACAGCTGTGAATGCGACACACGATTACTTAAAACTAGAACAAAAATATCTAGAGTTAGAGCAAGAACTGGCTCGAATTAAAGGAAGAGATTAA
- a CDS encoding CvpA family protein, with protein MILNAIILILLVCGFFAGFRTGLIKQLILLLGYILAFFISYTYYEDLAPHLTFIPYPGSDTADGLSIILQELRTETAYYNVLGFAIIFIVAIIVVHMLASLVGGLTKIPVLRQINGLLAAVFGVVKSYLIIFVVLFIMAIYPANWSENLIDSSTVAQWMLENTPILSEQFYDWMTDILPK; from the coding sequence ATGATTTTAAATGCGATTATTTTAATTTTACTTGTTTGCGGCTTTTTCGCAGGATTTAGAACAGGCCTTATCAAACAACTTATCTTATTATTAGGTTATATTTTGGCGTTTTTTATCTCGTATACGTATTACGAAGATTTAGCGCCACATTTAACGTTTATACCTTATCCAGGTAGTGATACTGCAGATGGATTATCCATTATTTTACAAGAATTACGAACAGAAACGGCCTATTATAACGTACTTGGATTTGCGATTATTTTTATTGTCGCAATCATTGTCGTTCATATGCTTGCATCACTTGTTGGCGGCTTGACTAAGATTCCAGTCCTGCGCCAAATTAATGGATTGTTAGCAGCTGTTTTTGGTGTTGTTAAGTCCTACTTAATTATTTTTGTTGTCTTGTTCATCATGGCAATTTACCCGGCGAATTGGTCTGAAAACCTTATTGATAGCTCAACGGTTGCCCAGTGGATGCTTGAAAACACGCCAATTTTATCCGAACAATTTTATGACTGGATGACAGACATTCTGCCAAAATAA